A portion of the Bacteroidales bacterium genome contains these proteins:
- a CDS encoding DNA topoisomerase IB, protein MQGLIYVHDSNPGYGRRRHGRGFVYLDSRGNLLRDKEKIERIKALKIPPAWLEVWICRQPNGYLQATGKDGRNRKQYIYHPEWTDFSQQEKFNALRNFGRALPLLRETTATHLRKKGWPYEKVLALVVTFMDKKFLRVGNLRYRNSNDTYGITTLRRKHLKEQDGKLMLEYKAKSGKMRRISIENRQLIRLIKQSSELPGYELFRYIDDDGTSCTIDSTDVNEYLRQITGETFTSKSFRTWGGTTIALQQWHFANEEKAENPRKNFKSTIVKKVAEELGNTKAVAEKYYIHPAILQVISDEKFAPEQISMKNFTETEMKYLDTHEMEVLSLLEEVSNESNT, encoded by the coding sequence ATGCAAGGATTGATTTACGTACACGATTCGAACCCCGGCTATGGCCGACGACGCCATGGCCGGGGGTTTGTTTATCTCGACTCGCGTGGCAATTTGTTGCGAGACAAAGAGAAAATCGAGCGTATCAAAGCGCTAAAAATTCCGCCAGCCTGGCTGGAGGTGTGGATATGCCGTCAGCCAAACGGATATTTACAAGCCACCGGCAAAGACGGACGCAATCGCAAGCAGTACATTTATCACCCCGAATGGACAGACTTTAGCCAGCAGGAAAAATTCAACGCTTTGCGCAATTTTGGTCGCGCCTTGCCGCTGCTACGCGAAACTACGGCTACCCATCTGCGCAAAAAAGGATGGCCTTATGAAAAAGTGCTTGCCCTGGTGGTGACCTTTATGGATAAGAAATTTCTACGTGTGGGTAATTTAAGGTATCGCAACAGCAACGACACCTATGGTATTACCACCCTGCGCCGCAAACATCTGAAAGAGCAAGACGGCAAGCTCATGCTCGAATACAAAGCAAAAAGTGGTAAGATGCGCCGTATCAGCATCGAAAACCGGCAACTGATACGCCTCATCAAACAAAGCTCCGAGCTACCCGGCTACGAGTTGTTCAGGTACATCGACGACGACGGCACAAGCTGCACCATCGACTCGACCGATGTAAACGAATATCTGCGACAAATTACCGGCGAAACATTTACCAGCAAGAGTTTTCGCACATGGGGCGGCACTACAATAGCTTTGCAGCAATGGCATTTTGCAAACGAGGAAAAAGCCGAAAACCCACGGAAAAATTTCAAATCAACCATCGTAAAAAAGGTGGCCGAAGAGCTGGGAAATACCAAAGCTGTTGCTGAAAAGTACTACATCCACCCTGCAATTTTGCAGGTCATCAGCGACGAAAAATTTGCTCCCGAACAAATTAGCATGAAAAATTTTACAGAAACAGAGATGAAATACCTCGACACCCACGAGATGGAAGTGCTGAGCCTGCTTGAGGAAGTTTCCAACGAATCTAATACTTAA
- a CDS encoding Ku protein, with the protein MRPVWTGGIRFGLVFIPVKLYTGASTHNIDLDMVRKGDACPIKYTRVCKNDGKEVPWADIVKGYKEDDYYILLEDEDFDKIYQERSDSIDITDFVKIDQISPRYFEKPYLIEPGKGAATTYNLLREAILKSKMGGLAKFVMRNREHLALLMADEEVIFLIQMRFDADMRRPKDLKLPARKNPAKKELEMAMKLIDQMKTDFDPKKYKDSYQQKLKKIIKAKAEHKEYKPAAAKHETTAVKDLMSQLKESLKLNS; encoded by the coding sequence ATGAGACCCGTATGGACAGGAGGAATAAGATTTGGATTGGTTTTTATCCCGGTGAAACTTTACACCGGCGCCAGCACGCACAACATCGACCTCGACATGGTGCGCAAAGGTGATGCGTGTCCGATAAAATATACGCGTGTGTGCAAAAACGATGGCAAAGAGGTGCCGTGGGCCGACATCGTGAAAGGCTACAAAGAAGACGATTATTACATCCTCCTCGAGGACGAGGACTTCGATAAGATTTATCAGGAGCGTTCCGACAGCATCGACATCACCGATTTTGTTAAGATAGACCAGATAAGTCCGCGCTATTTTGAAAAACCTTACCTGATCGAACCCGGCAAAGGCGCCGCCACCACCTATAATCTTTTGCGCGAAGCCATATTAAAATCGAAGATGGGCGGGCTGGCCAAGTTTGTGATGCGCAACCGCGAGCATCTGGCGCTCCTGATGGCCGACGAAGAGGTTATTTTTTTGATACAAATGCGCTTTGATGCCGACATGCGTCGGCCCAAAGACCTGAAGCTTCCCGCCAGGAAAAATCCGGCCAAGAAAGAACTCGAGATGGCCATGAAGCTTATCGACCAAATGAAAACGGATTTCGACCCAAAGAAATACAAAGACTCCTATCAGCAAAAGCTCAAAAAAATTATCAAAGCCAAAGCCGAGCATAAAGAATACAAACCCGCTGCCGCCAAACACGAAACAACTGCCGTGAAGGATTTGATGAGCCAACTCAAAGAAAGTTTAAAGCTAAACAGT
- a CDS encoding hemerythrin domain-containing protein yields the protein MKIFDELVKDHKTQRTLADQLLETHGESPERKKLYKELKKELKIHEQSEERYFYIPLMEVDKSQEQARHSVAEHHEIDELVEKIDETEMSSSAWLAHFKELHELVNHHLDEEEEEVFPLAKKVLNDKEIESLGREYRKMMEEKK from the coding sequence ATGAAAATCTTCGACGAACTGGTCAAGGACCACAAAACCCAACGCACACTCGCTGACCAACTTCTGGAAACCCATGGGGAAAGCCCCGAGCGTAAGAAACTCTACAAAGAACTTAAAAAAGAGCTGAAAATTCACGAACAAAGCGAAGAACGGTATTTCTACATTCCGCTGATGGAGGTGGATAAATCGCAGGAGCAGGCACGGCATAGCGTGGCTGAACATCATGAGATAGACGAGCTTGTCGAAAAAATCGACGAAACCGAGATGAGTTCTTCGGCCTGGCTCGCGCATTTCAAAGAGCTGCACGAGCTGGTAAATCATCACCTCGACGAAGAGGAGGAGGAAGTATTTCCACTTGCTAAAAAAGTTCTCAACGACAAGGAAATTGAGAGCCTGGGGCGCGAATACCGTAAGATGATGGAAGAGAAGAAATAA